Proteins encoded within one genomic window of Bdellovibrio sp. ArHS:
- a CDS encoding universal stress protein, translated as MIPRSILVADEPHATDEQAKKRSALVQRLGSDLSVMLECPVDLVYVHHLNEHLAKKMLNGDSRRKFVDSLTEKYAPVLRNFQRPGKLFVKLGWPIEEIVKLVTKENFEGLVLGTRSLQGIERFFLGSTAEEVVRNVKRPAFILGPGALKEDFHLGEHKKKHYLVVTDLTKKCRAAETYAVSFAQKTGASLTFYYSLAETMSTAQQFAYASGEALPTFNTIFDDMKKDAEVSMTKKIERLKKKGLDCSFHIESEKANLVEAALAYAGDKTQLIFMGHQSHGIIASTVLGSNLRAMVATAKVPVVVVRS; from the coding sequence ATGATCCCACGTTCTATTCTGGTTGCCGACGAACCTCACGCGACAGACGAACAAGCCAAAAAAAGATCGGCCTTAGTACAAAGACTTGGCTCCGATCTTTCCGTTATGCTGGAATGCCCCGTGGACTTAGTCTACGTGCATCATCTGAATGAGCATCTTGCGAAAAAAATGTTGAATGGGGACAGCAGAAGGAAATTTGTAGACTCACTTACAGAGAAATATGCACCCGTTCTTCGTAACTTTCAAAGACCTGGCAAACTCTTTGTCAAGCTGGGTTGGCCTATTGAAGAGATCGTTAAACTTGTGACCAAAGAAAACTTTGAAGGACTTGTGTTAGGCACGCGCTCCCTTCAGGGAATCGAAAGATTCTTCCTGGGCAGTACGGCCGAAGAGGTTGTCCGCAATGTCAAACGCCCGGCATTCATTCTTGGCCCTGGAGCTTTAAAAGAAGACTTCCACTTGGGAGAACACAAAAAGAAGCACTACCTTGTGGTGACGGATCTTACTAAAAAGTGCCGTGCGGCAGAAACCTATGCGGTGAGCTTCGCGCAAAAGACCGGCGCAAGTCTGACTTTCTATTATTCGCTGGCGGAAACAATGAGTACGGCACAACAGTTTGCCTATGCCTCTGGCGAAGCTTTGCCGACCTTCAACACGATCTTCGACGACATGAAAAAAGACGCCGAAGTCTCGATGACTAAGAAAATCGAACGCCTTAAAAAGAAAGGCCTGGACTGCTCTTTCCACATCGAATCGGAAAAGGCGAATCTGGTCGAAGCCGCATTGGCTTATGCCGGAGACAAAACGCAATTAATCTTCATGGGTCATCAAAGCCATGGCATTATCGCCAGCACCGTGCTTGGAAGCAACTTGCGTGCGATGGTCGCCACTGCCAAAGTACCAGTGGTCGTCGTACGTTCCTAA
- a CDS encoding metal-sensing transcriptional repressor, producing MSNKKQHASHEDVSKRLKRAKGHLETVIAMLEEQRECVDVARQLHAVTKAIAAAKSVYIHDHIEHCLDGNHKNIDLDEIKEITKYI from the coding sequence ATGTCAAACAAAAAGCAACATGCAAGTCACGAGGATGTTTCGAAAAGGTTAAAGCGCGCCAAAGGGCATCTGGAAACTGTGATTGCGATGCTTGAAGAGCAGCGAGAATGCGTCGATGTTGCGCGCCAACTCCACGCCGTCACCAAGGCAATTGCTGCGGCGAAAAGCGTTTATATTCACGATCACATCGAGCACTGCCTGGACGGCAATCACAAAAATATTGATCTGGACGAGATCAAGGAAATCACAAAATATATTTAA
- a CDS encoding ABC transporter substrate-binding protein, with amino-acid sequence MKKLFTMETQILLGRLLTRSGDQAWDFVIPFALLHVFPGKIQIAALYYLLIKIGGFLLTPWVGRWIDTNQRLRVVKAGVWIQFVAVLGGVVIFYVLDEAVHTGAPSDLWIATLFLLLSGVGILASLGSLITDISVGNDLAPTLVPAEKLTYFNSWLRRIDLGTEVGAPIVAGVLFSLSSVYSHHFGLFLIALWNMLSFAPEYLLLTNVIKKSGLKNKEVSSAKSWAELFYFNWKDSLTSPIFWLIFSYALLWLSVLSPHGVLLAGYLKDKMALPEAEIGVFRGLGAIFGLFSTLSFPVLVKKVGLIESSKVHLAFQALTLCVGIVAFSFGTSWSTYIFLSCILLSRIGLYGFSNGEFELRQRMIPEGKRGQLNSFSHLTTTLATLLLFGAGSVLSSTSDFKYLVYASLAAVLLANVVFLRWAKATEGGI; translated from the coding sequence ATGAAAAAGTTATTTACGATGGAAACCCAGATTCTTTTAGGCCGTTTGCTGACAAGGTCCGGCGACCAGGCTTGGGATTTTGTTATTCCTTTCGCACTTCTGCATGTCTTTCCGGGGAAGATTCAAATCGCCGCTCTTTATTATCTACTTATCAAAATCGGCGGCTTTCTGCTAACGCCTTGGGTGGGACGCTGGATTGATACCAATCAACGTCTGCGGGTTGTGAAGGCCGGCGTCTGGATTCAATTTGTTGCCGTTCTTGGTGGTGTCGTTATTTTCTATGTGCTTGATGAAGCTGTTCATACGGGCGCGCCGTCGGATTTATGGATTGCCACTTTGTTTTTGCTACTTTCTGGCGTGGGGATTTTAGCGTCATTGGGTTCGTTGATCACCGATATTAGTGTTGGCAACGATCTGGCTCCAACCCTGGTGCCCGCGGAAAAATTAACCTATTTCAACAGTTGGTTACGGCGTATTGATTTGGGGACAGAGGTGGGTGCACCGATTGTTGCTGGCGTTCTTTTTTCTTTGAGCTCGGTGTACAGTCACCACTTCGGTCTGTTTTTGATTGCTCTTTGGAACATGCTTTCTTTTGCCCCGGAATATCTGCTTTTGACCAACGTGATTAAAAAGTCCGGTCTGAAAAACAAAGAAGTCAGTTCGGCGAAAAGCTGGGCCGAACTTTTTTATTTTAATTGGAAGGACTCTTTAACGAGCCCGATTTTCTGGTTGATCTTCAGTTACGCTCTGTTGTGGCTGTCGGTCCTCAGTCCACATGGTGTTTTGTTAGCAGGATATCTGAAAGACAAAATGGCGTTGCCGGAAGCCGAGATCGGAGTTTTTCGCGGACTGGGGGCGATCTTTGGGCTGTTCTCGACTTTGAGTTTTCCAGTGTTGGTAAAAAAAGTCGGACTGATTGAAAGTTCAAAAGTGCACCTGGCTTTTCAAGCACTCACCCTTTGCGTGGGCATCGTGGCGTTTTCGTTCGGGACCTCCTGGAGCACTTACATCTTTTTATCCTGCATCTTGCTTTCGCGAATCGGTCTGTATGGCTTTTCCAACGGAGAGTTTGAGTTGCGGCAAAGAATGATTCCCGAGGGAAAAAGAGGACAGCTCAATTCCTTCAGTCACTTGACGACGACTTTGGCGACGCTTTTGCTTTTTGGCGCGGGCAGTGTTCTTTCGAGCACCAGCGACTTTAAATATCTGGTGTATGCATCGCTCGCTGCCGTTCTTCTGGCAAATGTGGTCTTTCTAAGATGGGCTAAAGCGACCGAGGGTGGAATATAA
- a CDS encoding tail fiber domain-containing protein: MKQTGTLLVALFFLGGPAFAAPAALTYQGRIVKSSGAPLEYNAVAFQFEVLAPNKVCVLYREQLNHIDMTNSNGVFDVKIGSSHSFPASPTFTILDAFSNGTAFTCDGGSPYNPGLTDGRFLRVKFHDGASWQTISPDNEIRTVPFSGFAASAAQLGSHVSTDFVLKNEVNDNLNCSAGNFLTWDATTKKFGCAGVSGASGGTVQTVTAASGSSPYLAVSADTVNPEITLNVGTVAGTVAAGNDSRFTNSRPPNGAAGGALSGSYPSPGLATNAVQTSHIADGAVSTAKLFVNPGINRLVMTDSSTGDTFAPMACASGQLLTWNVTLGWQCTNTASLTVGSAAAATTATNLSGTLAGDVSGTQTSTSVDKIKGLPVDFTVAPSHGQFLKFDNGKWIASSDNNAGGTISSLTGDVSASGSGAVIATVNAVGGSTAANINTATVAANAATNLNTASTIVKRDASGSFNAGAVSVSSHVYRDSGSNTVTLQAPAAVTSSYTLKWPTAVGSANQVLGTDALGNLSWVTRLSTVNLGDIKSTVTPFGGVFENSTCTSAQTLTYQSSTDTFICQPISVSAANFATQSANLVFAGPASGAAAAPSFRALASNDLPKTGTDGVFVNGGNNFGAATSLGTTSATNLDIKTNNTARLTVLSSGEVGVGVSPVANFQVHGTAIMGTGNSTFTNALNWVIGSSNSITNSGGGNASAMNIIGSNNAISTTLLNFSYSLDLFGRNNTVANAGNSYVAGRGNTVTASNSVTIGSGLTNAVASSLQIGPNNTAKITILSSGNTGINTTAPSEALEVNGNVKATAYLYTSDARLKKDIVTLPQALAKALKLRGVNFVWKSTDEKTVGFIAQEVEEVFPELVKTDKVSGYKAVQYGNIVAILVEALKEEHQQRVQAQARAEERFQQLEKENLELKLRLERLEKALVDGK, translated from the coding sequence ATGAAACAGACGGGAACGTTACTGGTAGCTCTGTTCTTCTTAGGTGGACCTGCGTTTGCAGCGCCCGCCGCGCTTACTTATCAAGGTCGTATCGTGAAAAGTTCGGGTGCTCCCTTGGAGTATAACGCCGTGGCTTTTCAGTTCGAAGTCTTAGCGCCTAATAAAGTCTGCGTGCTTTACCGTGAACAGCTTAATCATATCGATATGACGAACTCCAATGGTGTGTTCGATGTAAAGATCGGGTCGTCCCATAGCTTTCCCGCTTCACCGACCTTTACGATCTTAGACGCCTTCAGCAATGGTACGGCCTTTACCTGTGACGGTGGCTCGCCCTACAACCCAGGTTTGACGGATGGACGTTTTTTAAGAGTTAAATTTCATGATGGGGCTTCGTGGCAGACCATTTCTCCTGATAATGAAATTCGCACAGTTCCGTTTTCGGGTTTTGCGGCGTCGGCTGCGCAATTGGGCTCGCACGTTTCAACTGATTTTGTTTTGAAAAATGAAGTGAACGACAATTTAAATTGTTCTGCAGGTAACTTTCTGACCTGGGATGCAACGACAAAAAAATTTGGTTGCGCGGGAGTTTCCGGGGCGAGCGGTGGCACCGTGCAAACGGTGACAGCTGCCAGCGGCAGCTCTCCTTATCTTGCAGTCTCTGCCGATACGGTCAATCCAGAAATCACCTTGAACGTGGGTACTGTCGCGGGAACCGTGGCGGCGGGAAATGATTCTCGTTTTACAAATTCTCGACCTCCCAACGGCGCCGCGGGTGGCGCATTGTCTGGTTCCTATCCCAGCCCTGGATTGGCGACGAATGCGGTGCAAACAAGTCATATTGCCGATGGAGCTGTAAGTACCGCCAAACTTTTTGTAAATCCTGGAATCAATCGTCTGGTGATGACCGATTCATCTACGGGAGACACTTTCGCTCCTATGGCCTGCGCTTCGGGCCAGCTTCTTACTTGGAATGTCACGCTCGGGTGGCAGTGTACAAATACTGCAAGTTTAACTGTCGGCAGTGCTGCGGCCGCAACGACGGCGACAAATCTTTCAGGAACTTTAGCGGGCGACGTTTCCGGCACACAGACTTCCACAAGTGTGGATAAAATCAAAGGTTTGCCGGTCGATTTCACCGTGGCGCCAAGCCATGGACAATTTTTAAAATTTGATAACGGCAAATGGATCGCGTCTTCGGATAACAATGCCGGCGGCACGATTTCATCTTTAACCGGCGACGTTTCTGCCAGTGGGTCAGGGGCCGTGATTGCGACGGTGAACGCAGTGGGTGGCTCGACGGCCGCCAATATCAATACGGCGACGGTGGCTGCCAACGCGGCTACAAATCTAAATACGGCTTCGACAATTGTGAAACGAGACGCTTCAGGAAGCTTCAATGCGGGTGCTGTGAGTGTTTCTTCCCATGTGTATCGCGATTCTGGCAGTAACACGGTCACACTTCAGGCCCCGGCGGCGGTGACAAGTTCGTACACTTTGAAATGGCCCACAGCCGTGGGTTCGGCCAATCAGGTGCTGGGCACGGATGCGTTGGGTAACTTGTCCTGGGTGACGCGCTTAAGCACCGTCAACTTAGGCGACATCAAATCCACGGTCACACCTTTTGGTGGGGTTTTTGAAAATTCCACTTGCACCTCTGCGCAAACGCTGACGTATCAATCTTCGACAGATACTTTCATTTGCCAACCGATTTCCGTGAGTGCCGCTAATTTCGCAACTCAATCGGCCAATTTAGTTTTTGCTGGCCCGGCTTCGGGTGCTGCCGCAGCCCCGAGCTTTCGCGCTTTGGCTTCCAACGATCTGCCAAAGACTGGAACTGATGGGGTCTTTGTCAACGGCGGAAATAACTTCGGCGCAGCGACTTCGCTGGGAACCACGTCTGCGACGAATCTGGATATCAAAACAAACAATACCGCACGCCTGACAGTTTTATCTTCGGGCGAAGTGGGCGTCGGGGTAAGTCCGGTCGCAAATTTTCAAGTGCATGGAACTGCCATCATGGGGACTGGCAACAGCACTTTCACGAATGCGTTAAACTGGGTTATCGGCTCCTCCAATTCCATCACCAATTCGGGCGGGGGTAACGCCAGTGCGATGAACATCATCGGTTCGAACAACGCGATTTCAACAACTCTTCTGAATTTTTCCTATAGTCTGGATCTTTTTGGTCGCAATAACACGGTCGCCAACGCAGGTAACTCTTACGTCGCTGGCCGAGGCAACACCGTGACAGCCTCAAACAGTGTGACGATCGGTTCGGGTCTTACGAACGCGGTTGCCAGTTCTTTGCAGATCGGCCCGAACAACACGGCGAAAATCACGATCTTGTCTTCAGGCAATACCGGTATTAACACCACGGCCCCGAGCGAAGCTTTAGAGGTGAATGGGAATGTGAAGGCAACGGCTTATCTTTATACTTCGGACGCACGCCTGAAGAAAGACATCGTGACACTGCCACAAGCTTTGGCAAAAGCGTTGAAGCTTCGTGGTGTCAATTTCGTTTGGAAAAGCACCGACGAAAAAACTGTGGGCTTTATTGCGCAAGAAGTGGAAGAGGTTTTCCCCGAGTTAGTTAAGACCGACAAGGTCTCGGGGTATAAGGCCGTTCAATATGGAAATATCGTCGCGATACTGGTGGAGGCTTTGAAAGAAGAACATCAGCAACGGGTGCAAGCGCAAGCGCGCGCCGAAGAAAGATTTCAGCAACTTGAAAAAGAGAATCTGGAACTGAAACTTCGTCTGGAAAGACTGGAAAAGGCTCTTGTGGATGGAAAGTAA
- a CDS encoding fibrinogen-like YCDxxxxGGGW domain-containing protein has translation MPLFLKFIALSVLGLALMGIDTVDSGFKVVRGTTKAIYAHNVCKKIVNSDASNDFFVSTKTAAEWSSFRAATVPGLALQSCKSCWDILNNGGSVGDGIYHIDPSGSSPYPVYCDMTTDGGGWTRLFKHQQAGGFFANAADADAKNTSDPNNSLYSILNQMDYFKTPTNRYHFRITWPGESFRNLWWQTTSPRADVVVAGYKTDFVQAYSNYWGGLEFSNGTHGPASNSSYIDGSVNHANWFYAIGSFVVWGSTPPGIPASEDMGVSHGAAEVNLWIKETDTQTIYSSCKAILNAGASKGDGIYVIDPDGAGAGVAYEVYCDMTTSGGGWTLVAHSNGAVTASTPNDFLVNTYSLASVAKPGIPNTQASLNPEQFSTLASTTDAMFISPSYNAGAAIVDLAGGTWNYNSTKCTGNLRHTSRTAGCAGQNANDNYNSSDAFNIAVNSGNEGIVPAYKASEVCYSGKGSCTFRFFLR, from the coding sequence ATGCCACTTTTTCTGAAATTCATTGCGCTTTCCGTCTTGGGTTTGGCGTTGATGGGAATTGACACCGTCGATAGTGGTTTTAAGGTTGTGCGCGGGACAACGAAAGCTATTTACGCCCACAATGTTTGCAAAAAGATTGTGAATTCTGATGCCTCGAATGACTTCTTTGTGTCCACTAAGACCGCGGCAGAGTGGAGTTCGTTTCGAGCCGCGACGGTGCCGGGGTTAGCGCTGCAAAGCTGCAAGTCTTGCTGGGACATTTTAAACAATGGCGGTTCAGTCGGGGATGGCATCTATCACATCGACCCCTCGGGAAGTTCTCCTTATCCTGTCTACTGCGACATGACGACCGATGGTGGTGGCTGGACTCGGTTGTTCAAACATCAACAAGCAGGAGGATTTTTTGCTAACGCCGCGGATGCCGATGCTAAAAACACGTCGGATCCCAACAACAGCCTTTATTCTATCCTCAATCAAATGGATTATTTTAAAACCCCCACCAATCGTTATCACTTTCGGATCACTTGGCCCGGGGAAAGTTTTAGAAATCTATGGTGGCAAACCACCAGCCCTCGTGCCGACGTGGTCGTTGCGGGTTACAAGACGGACTTCGTGCAAGCTTACTCGAACTATTGGGGCGGTCTAGAGTTTTCAAACGGCACCCATGGGCCGGCCAGCAATTCCTCGTATATCGATGGTTCTGTGAATCACGCAAATTGGTTTTACGCGATTGGTTCTTTCGTCGTTTGGGGATCGACTCCGCCAGGCATTCCCGCGTCGGAGGATATGGGAGTCTCACACGGGGCCGCGGAAGTAAATTTATGGATTAAGGAAACAGACACCCAGACGATCTATTCTTCATGTAAAGCGATTCTGAATGCCGGGGCCTCGAAAGGCGACGGTATTTATGTGATTGATCCCGATGGCGCTGGTGCGGGCGTGGCCTATGAGGTTTATTGTGACATGACCACCAGTGGTGGGGGGTGGACATTGGTGGCTCATTCCAATGGCGCAGTGACGGCCTCAACACCGAATGATTTTCTAGTGAATACGTATAGTCTGGCGTCAGTGGCTAAACCGGGAATTCCCAATACGCAGGCCTCTTTGAATCCTGAACAGTTTTCGACCTTGGCAAGTACCACGGATGCCATGTTTATTTCCCCCAGCTATAACGCAGGGGCCGCTATTGTGGATTTGGCTGGGGGCACCTGGAATTATAACAGCACTAAGTGTACTGGCAACCTTCGTCATACCAGTCGCACGGCCGGATGTGCCGGTCAAAACGCCAATGATAACTACAATAGCTCTGATGCCTTTAACATCGCCGTTAATTCGGGGAATGAAGGGATTGTGCCCGCCTACAAAGCCAGTGAGGTTTGTTATAGCGGCAAAGGCTCTTGCACCTTTAGATTTTTCCTAAGATAA
- a CDS encoding alpha-glucosidase: MTPSKKWWKESVVYQIYPRSFMDSNGDGVGDLQGVTAKLDYLQDLGVDVLWICPMYKSPQDDNGYDISDYQEIHAEFGTMEDFNTLLKEVHKRGMKLLIDLVINHTSDEHPWFIESRSSKNNPKRDWYIWRDGKNGKEPNNWESIFGGSAWKYDEKTHQYFMHIFSAKQPDLNWENLEMRQEVYKMIRWWLDKGIDGFRIDAISHAKKEAGLADMPNPQGLEYVPSYAKHMNVPGIQDYITDLCKNTFVHYDIMTIGEANGVSAENAEEWVGESQKKFNMVIQFEHVGLWDANPEKRIDLLKVKEVFGRWQRELENKGWNALFVENHDVPRIISKWGDTKNHWRESATSLAAMYFLMQGTPLIYQGQEIGMTNTTFQGPEDFNDVSAKNHFAIRRKQGATDAEITKELANSSRDNARTPMQWNGQVNAGFSTGTPWLKVNPNYKSINVEAQLQDRLSVFNFYKKLIQIRKQHSVFVYGTYKLVMESDPQVYAYTRTFEGTQVLVICNISDKSALFAEKGIILKSENLLLANYEDLALGDTEQLTLRPYESRVYKI, from the coding sequence ATGACTCCGTCCAAAAAATGGTGGAAAGAATCCGTCGTCTATCAAATTTATCCGCGCAGTTTTATGGACTCGAATGGGGACGGTGTCGGGGACCTTCAAGGAGTGACGGCGAAACTGGATTATCTGCAAGATCTGGGCGTGGATGTGCTTTGGATTTGTCCCATGTATAAGTCTCCGCAGGATGACAATGGCTATGACATCAGTGATTACCAAGAAATTCACGCCGAATTTGGCACGATGGAAGATTTTAATACCCTCTTAAAAGAAGTTCATAAGCGGGGTATGAAGCTGCTGATCGATCTTGTGATCAATCATACCAGTGACGAGCACCCGTGGTTTATTGAATCGCGCTCATCCAAAAACAATCCGAAAAGAGACTGGTATATTTGGCGAGATGGAAAGAACGGCAAAGAGCCGAATAACTGGGAGAGTATCTTCGGTGGTTCCGCCTGGAAGTATGATGAAAAAACACATCAATACTTTATGCATATCTTTTCCGCCAAGCAGCCGGATTTGAATTGGGAAAATCTGGAAATGCGTCAGGAAGTTTATAAAATGATTCGCTGGTGGTTGGATAAAGGCATTGACGGTTTTCGCATCGATGCCATCAGCCACGCCAAGAAAGAGGCGGGACTCGCCGATATGCCGAATCCGCAAGGATTGGAGTATGTGCCCTCCTATGCCAAACACATGAACGTGCCGGGCATTCAGGACTATATCACTGATCTTTGCAAAAATACTTTTGTTCACTACGACATCATGACCATCGGCGAAGCCAATGGTGTTTCCGCTGAAAATGCGGAAGAGTGGGTCGGTGAATCGCAAAAGAAATTCAACATGGTGATTCAGTTCGAGCATGTCGGATTGTGGGATGCAAATCCCGAAAAACGCATTGATTTATTAAAAGTCAAAGAAGTCTTTGGACGCTGGCAAAGAGAGCTAGAGAACAAAGGCTGGAATGCGTTGTTCGTAGAAAACCACGACGTGCCCCGAATTATTTCGAAATGGGGAGACACTAAAAACCACTGGCGTGAAAGTGCGACGTCCCTTGCGGCGATGTATTTCCTGATGCAAGGGACACCGCTGATCTATCAGGGGCAAGAGATCGGAATGACCAACACGACCTTTCAGGGGCCCGAGGACTTTAATGATGTTTCGGCAAAAAATCACTTTGCGATTCGCCGAAAACAGGGCGCGACGGATGCGGAAATCACCAAAGAACTGGCCAACTCGTCGCGCGACAATGCGCGCACACCGATGCAATGGAATGGCCAAGTCAACGCCGGATTTTCGACAGGGACACCTTGGTTGAAGGTGAATCCGAACTATAAATCGATCAACGTCGAAGCCCAGCTCCAGGACCGCCTGTCTGTTTTCAACTTTTATAAAAAGTTGATTCAAATTCGCAAACAACATTCCGTCTTTGTCTATGGCACCTATAAACTTGTAATGGAGTCTGATCCTCAAGTCTATGCTTACACGCGAACTTTTGAGGGAACGCAGGTCTTGGTGATTTGCAATATTTCGGATAAGTCGGCCCTGTTTGCGGAAAAGGGAATTATCTTGAAGTCTGAAAATCTTCTTTTGGCAAACTATGAAGACCTGGCATTGGGAGACACCGAGCAACTGACTCTTCGTCCTTATGAAAGCCGGGTTTATAAAATTTAA
- a CDS encoding ankyrin repeat domain-containing protein, translated as MSAGDWKEMYSAAQRGDMELVRYHIENGVNPNYQHPEILATPLVAAIAAGHTEVALYLLEHKADPRLKSFFDDQTPLEAATFYKNKIVLEELRKRGVQPKLSFWRALFGGRF; from the coding sequence ATGTCTGCGGGAGACTGGAAAGAGATGTATTCGGCCGCTCAACGCGGCGACATGGAATTAGTGCGCTACCATATCGAAAATGGTGTAAATCCTAACTATCAACACCCCGAAATTTTGGCGACACCCTTGGTGGCGGCGATCGCCGCCGGACACACCGAGGTGGCTCTTTATCTTTTGGAACACAAAGCAGATCCCCGCTTAAAGTCATTTTTCGACGATCAAACGCCCCTTGAGGCCGCGACTTTTTATAAAAACAAAATTGTTTTGGAAGAGTTGCGAAAAAGAGGGGTTCAACCAAAGCTCTCCTTCTGGAGAGCTCTTTTCGGGGGGCGCTTTTGA
- a CDS encoding M15 family metallopeptidase, translated as MTSFRAQIQWIEQTFREIKPSSEVALDLKYASEDNFMQKDVYQGFQRCFLAPIAYTMFENACRVLRENHPHLQFLIWDTLRPRSIQSLFYAHLEGTPFQNYVAAPFPGSLHNFGMAMDLTLQTKEGEPLDMGTGFDDFRDLAQPKLEQKFLASGELTPQQHANRLLLRELLESQGFKVLEHEWWHFNALPKDQVHGLHPVLE; from the coding sequence ATGACATCTTTTCGCGCACAAATTCAATGGATTGAACAGACCTTTCGTGAAATCAAGCCCTCTTCAGAGGTGGCTTTAGACCTGAAATACGCCAGCGAAGACAACTTTATGCAGAAGGATGTTTACCAAGGTTTTCAGCGTTGTTTTCTGGCTCCCATCGCTTATACGATGTTCGAGAATGCCTGTAGAGTGTTGCGGGAAAATCATCCGCACCTGCAATTTCTGATTTGGGACACCCTTCGTCCGCGCAGTATTCAATCTTTGTTTTATGCGCACCTTGAGGGAACTCCATTCCAAAATTACGTGGCAGCACCTTTTCCAGGCTCTTTGCACAATTTTGGTATGGCGATGGATTTAACTCTGCAGACGAAAGAGGGTGAACCGCTTGATATGGGGACGGGGTTTGATGATTTTCGTGACCTTGCCCAGCCCAAGCTTGAGCAGAAGTTTTTGGCCTCCGGAGAATTAACCCCTCAACAACATGCCAATCGACTTCTGCTTCGAGAGCTTTTAGAGTCACAGGGATTTAAGGTTCTAGAGCATGAATGGTGGCATTTTAATGCTCTTCCCAAAGACCAAGTCCATGGCCTGCATCCCGTCCTGGAATAG
- a CDS encoding SRPBCC domain-containing protein, with translation MTPKFDTWVIIQKPVAEVFDAVYNPKKLSAYFITGGATGPLQEGTTVQWEFADFPGAFPVHTKNVLKDKLIVFAWGSAEGGKDNRVEFVFEALNPKESKVTVTEEGWSPSETGMSAAFGNCKGWSQMLFAMKAYLEYGINLRQGAYKEVLK, from the coding sequence ATGACACCGAAATTTGATACGTGGGTCATCATTCAAAAACCCGTGGCCGAAGTCTTCGACGCCGTCTACAACCCGAAAAAATTAAGTGCCTACTTCATCACAGGAGGAGCGACCGGTCCTCTGCAAGAAGGCACAACGGTGCAATGGGAGTTTGCCGATTTCCCCGGGGCATTTCCTGTGCACACGAAAAACGTGCTCAAAGACAAACTGATTGTGTTTGCGTGGGGTTCCGCAGAAGGTGGCAAAGACAACCGAGTCGAATTTGTTTTTGAAGCTCTAAATCCAAAAGAATCCAAAGTGACAGTGACAGAAGAGGGCTGGAGCCCGTCGGAAACAGGTATGAGCGCTGCATTTGGCAACTGCAAGGGTTGGTCGCAAATGCTCTTCGCGATGAAAGCCTATCTGGAATATGGGATCAACCTGCGCCAGGGCGCCTATAAGGAAGTTTTGAAATAG
- a CDS encoding site-specific DNA-methyltransferase — protein sequence MDAGKLASFLDQIICGDALETLEKIPDNSIDLAVTSPPYNLKNSTGNGLKDGRGGKWSKAALLKGYPNHDDNMPHSEYVAWQRAVIAETLRTLKSEGALFYIHKWRVQNGILQDRQDIVSGFPVRQIIIWQRAGGINFNPGYFLPTYEVIYLIAKPEFKLSPQANACGDVWSFSQEMNNDHPSPFPLALAERIISSTEAKIVLDPFVGSGTTAVAAKKWGRQFIGIDIAEEYCKVAEERVREFSITKVDPFKNKLLSTKASQSREARKTVEERNLSFFEDLEIDVARKPEVGL from the coding sequence ATGGATGCAGGCAAGCTGGCTTCATTTCTGGATCAAATCATTTGTGGTGATGCTTTAGAGACTTTAGAAAAAATCCCAGACAACTCGATTGATCTCGCGGTGACCTCTCCGCCCTACAATCTGAAGAATTCCACGGGCAACGGTCTGAAGGATGGACGGGGAGGCAAGTGGTCAAAGGCCGCATTGCTGAAAGGTTATCCTAATCACGATGACAATATGCCACACTCGGAATACGTGGCCTGGCAAAGGGCCGTGATCGCGGAAACCTTGCGAACACTCAAGTCCGAGGGCGCTCTTTTTTATATTCATAAATGGCGTGTCCAGAATGGGATTCTTCAGGATCGGCAAGATATCGTCAGTGGCTTTCCCGTGCGCCAGATTATCATTTGGCAAAGAGCCGGAGGCATTAATTTTAATCCAGGCTATTTTCTTCCTACTTACGAAGTGATCTATCTTATCGCCAAGCCAGAGTTCAAACTTTCGCCTCAGGCCAACGCGTGTGGCGACGTCTGGAGTTTTTCGCAAGAAATGAATAACGATCATCCGTCGCCATTCCCGTTGGCCCTAGCGGAACGAATCATTTCTTCCACAGAAGCAAAGATTGTTCTGGACCCTTTTGTGGGATCGGGAACCACAGCGGTTGCCGCAAAAAAATGGGGACGGCAGTTTATCGGCATTGATATTGCCGAAGAGTATTGCAAAGTAGCAGAAGAACGGGTGCGTGAATTCAGCATCACGAAAGTGGATCCTTTCAAAAATAAATTGCTGTCGACGAAAGCATCACAATCTCGGGAAGCGCGAAAGACCGTCGAAGAAAGAAATCTGTCATTCTTCGAAGATCTCGAAATTGATGTAGCACGGAAGCCGGAAGTGGGACTGTAG